A genomic segment from Rhodospirillum centenum SW encodes:
- a CDS encoding DUF2126 domain-containing protein, giving the protein MGIHVALNHRTVYRYDRRISLGPQIVRLRPAPHCRTPILSYSLKVTPKQHFLNWQQDPQSNWLARFVFPEKTTEFTLEVDLVADMAAINPFDFFLEPQAERFPFVYEPWLHRELRPFLETEEPGPLLTRLLATIDRASQPTVGFLVGLNQRLQEAIRYVIRLEPGVQNCEETLARGKGSCRDSAWLLVQVLRHLGLAARFVSGYLIQLTPDVKPLEGPEGPSADFTDLHAWTEVYLPGAGWIGLDPTSGLLAGEGHIPLAATPDPASAAPVAGGLDACEVSFEHHMQVTRIREQPRVTRPYAPEQWAAIDALGRRIDRDLADGDVRLTMGGEPTFVAIDDMDGAEWTVAAQGPTKRLLGGDLIRRLKTRFGPGGVLHFGQGKWYPGESLPRWALHLWWRRDGDALWTHAEYQADERRDYGFGLAEAERFMAALAARLGVPVDYARATYEDPWHHLRQERALPVNVDPTDSRLDDPEERARLARVFERGLDTPIGFALPLNRRHEAHGPVWLSSPWPTRSDRLFLVPGDSPVGYRLPLGSLPWVAPDDRPWSWEQDPFDDRAPLPAHADLAQRAELKGRTEPVHRGGPIRMADVRDGARASEDRIPDRGESAWWVVRTALCVEPRDGRLYVFLPPTGVLEDWVELLAAVEATAVALDLPVVLEGYPPPKDPRLNGIAVTPDPGVIEVNIHPAHDWDELARTTTALYEDARQSRLGTEKFALDGRHVGTGGGNHIVVGGATPADSPFLRRPDLLRSLLTYWQNHPALSYLFSGLFIGPTSQHPRVDEARHDSLYELEIAFGVLDGAGPDCPPWLVDRALRHLLVDVQGNTHRTEFCIDKLYSPDSATGRLGLLELRSFEMPPHAQMSLVQQLLLRALIGWFWREPWRARLVRWGTELNDRWMLPHFVIQDMQDVVADLRAAGYGFEESWFAPHTTFRFPVIGQVSHRGLTLELRTALEPWHVLGEEPGGGGTVRYVDSSLERVQVRLTGAPGERYAVACNGRRVPLRPTGTEGEAVAGVRFRAWQPPNCLHPTIGVHAPLVFDILDTWTGRSIGGCTYHVAHPGGRNFTTFPVNANEAEGRRLARFFPFGHTPGPMSVPAGTPNPDFPLTLDLRLG; this is encoded by the coding sequence ATGGGAATCCACGTCGCGCTGAACCACCGGACGGTCTACCGGTACGACAGGCGGATTTCCCTGGGGCCGCAGATCGTGCGGCTGCGCCCGGCGCCGCACTGCCGCACGCCGATCCTCTCCTACTCGCTGAAGGTCACGCCGAAGCAGCACTTCCTGAACTGGCAGCAGGACCCGCAGTCGAACTGGCTGGCGCGCTTCGTCTTCCCGGAGAAGACGACCGAGTTCACGCTGGAGGTGGACCTCGTGGCCGACATGGCGGCCATCAACCCGTTCGACTTCTTCCTGGAGCCGCAGGCCGAGCGCTTCCCCTTCGTCTACGAGCCGTGGCTGCACCGGGAGCTGCGCCCCTTCCTGGAGACGGAAGAGCCGGGGCCGCTGCTGACGCGGCTGCTCGCCACCATCGACCGGGCGAGCCAGCCGACCGTGGGCTTCCTGGTCGGGCTGAACCAGCGGCTGCAGGAGGCGATCCGCTACGTCATCCGGCTGGAACCGGGGGTGCAGAACTGTGAGGAGACGCTTGCGCGGGGCAAGGGCTCCTGCCGCGACAGCGCCTGGCTGCTGGTGCAGGTGCTGCGGCACCTGGGGCTGGCCGCCCGTTTCGTCTCCGGCTACCTGATCCAGCTCACCCCCGACGTGAAGCCGCTGGAAGGGCCGGAGGGGCCGTCGGCCGACTTCACCGACCTGCACGCCTGGACCGAAGTCTACCTGCCCGGCGCCGGCTGGATCGGGCTGGACCCGACCTCCGGCCTGCTGGCGGGCGAAGGGCACATCCCGCTGGCGGCGACGCCCGACCCGGCCAGCGCGGCACCCGTCGCCGGAGGGCTGGACGCCTGCGAGGTGTCGTTCGAGCACCACATGCAGGTGACCCGCATCCGCGAGCAGCCGCGGGTCACCAGACCCTATGCACCCGAGCAGTGGGCCGCCATCGACGCGCTGGGCCGCCGCATCGACCGCGACCTGGCCGATGGCGACGTGCGCCTGACCATGGGCGGGGAACCGACCTTCGTCGCCATCGACGACATGGACGGGGCGGAATGGACGGTGGCGGCGCAGGGGCCGACGAAGCGGCTGCTGGGCGGCGACCTGATCCGCCGGCTGAAGACCCGCTTCGGCCCCGGCGGCGTGCTGCATTTCGGCCAGGGCAAGTGGTATCCGGGCGAAAGCCTGCCGCGCTGGGCCCTGCATCTCTGGTGGCGGCGCGACGGCGATGCGCTGTGGACCCACGCCGAGTACCAGGCCGACGAGCGCCGCGACTACGGTTTCGGCCTTGCCGAGGCCGAGCGGTTCATGGCGGCGCTGGCCGCACGGCTGGGCGTCCCGGTGGACTACGCGCGGGCGACCTACGAGGACCCCTGGCACCATCTCCGCCAGGAGCGGGCACTTCCGGTGAATGTCGATCCCACCGACTCCCGCCTGGACGACCCGGAGGAGCGGGCGCGGCTGGCGCGGGTGTTCGAGCGCGGCCTCGACACCCCCATCGGCTTCGCCCTGCCGCTGAACCGCCGGCATGAGGCGCACGGCCCGGTCTGGCTGTCCAGCCCGTGGCCGACGCGCAGCGACCGGCTGTTCCTGGTGCCCGGCGACAGCCCCGTGGGCTACCGGCTGCCGCTGGGCAGCCTGCCCTGGGTGGCCCCCGACGACCGCCCCTGGTCCTGGGAGCAGGACCCGTTCGACGACCGCGCCCCCCTGCCCGCGCACGCCGATCTGGCTCAGCGCGCCGAGCTGAAGGGCCGGACGGAGCCCGTCCACCGCGGCGGCCCCATCCGCATGGCCGACGTGCGCGACGGCGCGCGCGCTTCGGAGGACCGCATCCCGGACCGGGGCGAGAGCGCCTGGTGGGTGGTGCGGACGGCCCTGTGCGTGGAGCCGCGCGACGGGCGCCTCTACGTCTTCCTGCCGCCCACCGGCGTCCTGGAGGACTGGGTCGAGCTGCTGGCCGCCGTCGAGGCGACGGCGGTGGCACTGGACCTGCCGGTGGTGCTGGAAGGCTATCCGCCGCCGAAGGACCCGCGCCTGAACGGCATCGCCGTGACGCCGGACCCCGGCGTGATCGAGGTCAACATCCATCCCGCCCACGACTGGGACGAGCTGGCCCGGACCACGACGGCGCTCTACGAGGATGCGCGGCAGAGCCGGCTGGGCACGGAGAAGTTCGCGCTGGACGGCCGGCATGTCGGCACCGGCGGCGGCAACCACATCGTCGTGGGCGGGGCGACGCCGGCGGACAGCCCGTTCCTGCGCCGGCCGGACCTGCTGCGCTCGCTGCTGACCTACTGGCAGAACCACCCCGCCCTGTCCTACCTGTTCTCCGGCCTGTTCATCGGGCCGACCAGCCAGCACCCGCGGGTGGACGAGGCCCGGCACGACAGCCTGTATGAACTGGAGATCGCCTTCGGCGTGCTGGACGGGGCCGGGCCGGACTGCCCGCCCTGGCTGGTGGACCGGGCGCTGCGGCACCTGCTGGTGGACGTGCAGGGCAATACCCATCGCACCGAATTCTGCATCGACAAGCTCTATTCGCCGGACAGCGCGACCGGCCGGCTGGGCCTGCTGGAGCTGCGCAGCTTCGAGATGCCGCCGCACGCGCAGATGAGCCTCGTGCAGCAGTTGCTGCTGCGCGCGTTGATCGGCTGGTTCTGGCGCGAGCCCTGGCGGGCCCGGCTGGTGCGCTGGGGCACGGAGCTGAACGACCGCTGGATGCTGCCGCATTTCGTGATCCAGGACATGCAGGACGTGGTGGCCGACCTGCGCGCCGCAGGCTACGGCTTCGAGGAGTCCTGGTTCGCGCCGCACACCACCTTCCGCTTCCCGGTGATCGGGCAGGTCAGCCACCGCGGCCTGACGCTGGAACTGCGCACGGCGCTGGAACCCTGGCACGTCCTGGGCGAGGAACCGGGTGGTGGCGGCACCGTGCGCTATGTGGACAGCTCGCTGGAGCGGGTGCAGGTGCGCCTGACCGGAGCCCCCGGCGAGCGCTACGCCGTCGCCTGCAACGGCCGCCGGGTGCCGCTGCGCCCCACCGGCACGGAGGGCGAGGCCGTGGCCGGCGTGCGCTTCCGCGCCTGGCAGCCGCCCAACTGCCTGCACCCGACGATCGGGGTGCATGCGCCCCTGGTCTTCGATATCCTGGACACCTGGACGGGCCGGTCGATCGGCGGCTGCACCTACCATGTGGCGCATCCGGGGGGACGCAACTTCACCACCTTCCCGGTCAACGCCAACGAGGCGGAGGGCCGTCGGCTGGCGAGATTCTTCCCGTTCGGGCACACGCCGGGGCCGATGAGCGTTCCTGCCGGGACGCCCAATCCCGATTTCCCCCTGACGCTGGATCTCCGCCTTGGCTGA
- a CDS encoding flagellar basal body-associated FliL family protein: MTAIETDGGGTEQELPRKKLSGKKIVLFIVLPILVIGAAAAGVVFSGILHKGDEEHAEEEETHAAPPAECKGPPAFVDFPDVLVNLNTKERRPQFLKLNIKLELCSALDVPAVTAVLPRITDTFQVYLRELRVDDLNGSAGVYRLREELLMRVNTAAYPTRVQDVLIQEILVQ, translated from the coding sequence ATGACGGCCATCGAAACGGATGGCGGCGGAACCGAACAGGAACTCCCGCGCAAGAAGCTCAGCGGCAAGAAGATCGTCCTTTTCATCGTGCTGCCGATCCTGGTGATCGGTGCCGCGGCTGCCGGCGTCGTCTTCTCCGGTATCCTGCACAAGGGGGACGAGGAACATGCCGAGGAGGAGGAGACGCATGCCGCTCCCCCCGCCGAGTGCAAGGGACCGCCGGCCTTCGTCGATTTCCCCGACGTCCTGGTCAACCTCAACACCAAGGAACGGCGCCCGCAGTTCCTGAAGCTCAACATCAAGCTGGAGTTGTGCTCGGCCCTGGACGTGCCGGCCGTGACCGCGGTGCTGCCGCGCATCACCGACACCTTCCAGGTCTATCTGCGTGAGTTGCGGGTGGACGACCTGAACGGGTCGGCCGGCGTCTACCGTCTGCGTGAAGAACTCCTGATGCGGGTCAATACCGCGGCCTACCCCACACGCGTGCAGGACGTGCTGATCCAGGAAATTCTGGTACAGTGA
- the fliM gene encoding flagellar motor switch protein FliM, translating to MAGPELSEEERMAAEWAALADEGGGGGGDDSFGEMGGGGGATRVLNQDEIDSLLGFDRDGAGDGDNTGVMALVNSALVNYERLPMLEVVFDRLVRMMSTSLRNFTSDNVEVSLDQISSVRFGDYLNSIPLPAMLAVFKAEEWDNYGLMVIDSALIYSIVDVLLGGRRGTAAMRIEGRPYTTIERNLVERMVHVVLSDLSAAFDPLSPVTFRFDRLETNPRFATIARQANAAVLVKLRIDMEDRGGRLELLIPYATLEPVRELLLQMFMGEKFGRDSIWETHLASELWMTDVHLSAVLDEITLSLYDVLNWRIGSRVLLNVAPDDTIELRCGDVPMFLGRMGRKGGNIAVRIDREAPKPEQQP from the coding sequence ATGGCGGGTCCGGAGCTTAGCGAAGAAGAGCGTATGGCTGCCGAGTGGGCCGCCCTCGCGGACGAGGGCGGCGGGGGCGGTGGCGACGACAGCTTCGGCGAGATGGGCGGCGGGGGCGGGGCGACCCGCGTCCTGAACCAGGACGAGATCGACAGCCTGCTCGGCTTCGACCGGGACGGCGCCGGCGACGGCGACAATACCGGCGTCATGGCGCTGGTGAACTCGGCGCTCGTCAACTACGAACGCCTGCCCATGCTGGAGGTGGTGTTCGACCGCCTCGTGCGCATGATGTCCACCAGCCTGCGCAACTTCACCTCCGACAACGTGGAGGTGTCGCTGGACCAGATCAGCTCGGTGCGCTTCGGCGATTACCTGAACTCCATTCCGTTGCCCGCGATGCTGGCCGTGTTCAAGGCGGAGGAGTGGGACAATTACGGCCTGATGGTCATCGATTCGGCGCTGATCTACTCGATCGTGGACGTGCTGCTGGGCGGCCGGCGCGGCACCGCGGCGATGCGCATCGAGGGGCGGCCCTACACGACCATCGAGCGCAATCTGGTCGAGCGCATGGTCCATGTCGTGCTCTCCGACCTGTCGGCCGCCTTCGATCCGCTCTCGCCCGTCACCTTCCGCTTCGACCGGCTGGAGACCAATCCCCGCTTCGCCACCATCGCGCGCCAGGCCAACGCCGCCGTGCTGGTCAAGCTGCGCATCGACATGGAGGACCGCGGCGGCCGGCTGGAACTGCTGATCCCCTACGCGACGCTGGAGCCGGTGCGCGAGCTGCTGCTCCAGATGTTCATGGGCGAGAAATTCGGACGTGACAGCATCTGGGAGACGCACCTCGCCAGTGAGCTGTGGATGACCGACGTGCATCTTTCCGCCGTGCTCGACGAAATCACCCTGTCCCTCTACGACGTCCTGAACTGGCGCATCGGCAGCCGCGTGCTGCTGAACGTGGCCCCGGACGACACCATCGAACTGCGCTGCGGCGACGTTCCCATGTTCCTCGGCCGCATGGGCCGCAAGGGCGGCAACATCGCCGTGCGTATCGACCGCGAAGCCCCCAAGCCGGAGCAGCAGCCATGA
- a CDS encoding DUF6468 domain-containing protein — translation MMSGLLSLLLDVVVIGLLVATIVYAVRLNRQLSAVKDSRAELEGLVKGFAEATAQADASVRGMRKAAGESGEHLQSLLDRAQTLKEELEIIVQAADGLANRLEVASGRARQAIAPATMPPAAVRPAPAPAPVAMPPRPAQPRPPQARPVPPPSAAADEPMPAPAMPSAPAPAPAPASGAEPRSKAERELLQALENMRQ, via the coding sequence ATGATGTCTGGCCTTCTTTCCCTGCTGCTGGACGTGGTCGTGATCGGGCTTCTGGTCGCCACCATCGTCTATGCCGTCCGCCTCAACCGCCAGCTCTCCGCCGTCAAGGACAGTCGGGCCGAGCTGGAGGGGCTGGTCAAGGGCTTTGCCGAGGCCACGGCCCAGGCCGACGCCAGCGTGCGCGGCATGCGCAAGGCCGCCGGCGAATCCGGCGAGCATCTCCAGTCCCTGCTGGACCGGGCCCAGACCCTGAAGGAGGAGCTGGAGATCATCGTGCAGGCGGCCGACGGGCTGGCCAACCGGCTGGAGGTGGCCTCGGGCCGCGCCCGTCAGGCCATCGCTCCCGCCACCATGCCGCCTGCCGCCGTCCGCCCCGCGCCGGCGCCGGCTCCTGTCGCCATGCCGCCGCGCCCGGCCCAGCCCCGGCCGCCGCAGGCCCGCCCGGTGCCGCCGCCGTCGGCTGCGGCGGATGAACCGATGCCCGCCCCGGCCATGCCGTCCGCCCCGGCCCCGGCCCCGGCTCCGGCCAGCGGCGCGGAACCGCGCTCCAAGGCGGAGCGTGAGCTGCTGCAGGCGCTGGAGAACATGCGGCAATGA
- a CDS encoding MotE family protein: MTSAPLSRRSPPPPPARAKAAPRRGGKPAAAPKPPPRSLFARFRLLPLTIFAAVLLLGARVVDIWTSVASGTAFPEIASSVADPGTSGGLPRETRTQVADAGQAKPAETAGQGTAQPAAPESAPPAAPEAPSAPPGQTFTPSELEILQRLQDRREQLDQRSRDLDQREALLQVAERRLDQKIGELQTLRGEIQALLRTVNEEQQAQLDSIVKIYETMKPKEAAAIFEALDDTVLLNVLSRMKETKAAPILASMDPKRAQEVTIMLADRKKLPSLPE, translated from the coding sequence ATGACCTCCGCCCCGCTCTCCCGCCGTTCCCCCCCTCCGCCGCCGGCGCGCGCCAAGGCCGCACCGCGCCGCGGGGGCAAGCCGGCCGCGGCGCCGAAGCCGCCGCCGCGCAGCCTGTTCGCGCGCTTCCGGCTGTTGCCGCTGACGATCTTTGCCGCGGTCCTGCTGCTGGGGGCGCGGGTCGTGGACATCTGGACCTCCGTCGCCTCCGGCACCGCCTTTCCGGAGATCGCGTCCTCCGTCGCCGATCCCGGCACGTCGGGCGGCCTGCCGCGGGAGACCCGCACCCAGGTGGCCGACGCCGGACAGGCGAAGCCGGCGGAGACGGCCGGGCAGGGCACGGCACAGCCGGCAGCCCCGGAGTCCGCCCCGCCGGCCGCCCCCGAGGCACCCTCTGCCCCGCCGGGCCAGACCTTCACGCCCTCGGAGCTGGAGATCCTCCAGCGCCTCCAGGACCGGCGCGAACAGCTCGACCAGCGTTCGCGCGACCTCGACCAGCGCGAGGCGCTGTTGCAGGTCGCGGAACGGCGCCTCGACCAGAAGATCGGCGAACTCCAGACCCTGCGCGGGGAGATCCAGGCCCTGCTGCGGACCGTGAACGAGGAGCAGCAGGCCCAGCTCGACAGCATCGTCAAGATCTACGAGACGATGAAGCCGAAGGAAGCCGCCGCCATCTTCGAGGCGCTGGACGATACCGTGCTGCTGAACGTGCTCAGCCGCATGAAGGAGACCAAGGCCGCACCGATCCTCGCCTCGATGGACCCCAAGCGGGCGCAGGAGGTGACGATCATGCTGGCCGACCGCAAGAAACTGCCGAGCCTGCCGGAGTGA
- a CDS encoding protein phosphatase CheZ — MIRASDPVLQERLDSARTQAGQPLTREEVAEIVSSVVASMGGDISQTEVKLYSELEALARYINNAKKEIAAIRPTDIHEEHIPRATDELDAVVGHTEEATNRIMDACDQIMAMSGEVPGEVSNRLMTITTGIYEACNFQDITGQRISKVVRALKHIEAKVEALLLAFGEEVQRRHPNVVEEVKKDDEDKFLLHGPQLSGQGVDQSFIDSLFD, encoded by the coding sequence ATGATCCGTGCTTCCGACCCCGTTCTCCAGGAGCGCCTGGACTCCGCCCGTACCCAGGCCGGCCAGCCGTTGACCCGTGAGGAGGTCGCCGAGATCGTCTCCTCCGTCGTCGCCTCGATGGGCGGTGACATCAGCCAGACGGAGGTGAAGCTCTATTCGGAGCTGGAGGCGCTGGCGCGCTACATCAACAACGCCAAGAAGGAAATCGCGGCCATCCGGCCGACCGACATCCACGAGGAGCACATCCCCCGCGCCACGGACGAGCTTGATGCCGTCGTCGGCCACACGGAGGAGGCGACCAACCGAATCATGGACGCCTGCGACCAGATCATGGCCATGTCGGGCGAGGTGCCGGGCGAGGTTTCGAACCGGCTGATGACGATCACCACCGGCATCTACGAGGCGTGCAACTTCCAGGACATCACGGGCCAGCGCATCTCCAAGGTGGTGCGCGCGCTCAAGCACATCGAGGCGAAGGTCGAGGCGCTGCTGCTGGCCTTCGGGGAGGAGGTGCAGCGCCGCCATCCCAACGTGGTCGAGGAAGTGAAGAAGGACGACGAGGACAAGTTCCTGCTGCACGGGCCGCAGCTTTCCGGCCAGGGCGTGGACCAGTCCTTCATCGACAGCCTGTTCGACTGA
- a CDS encoding flagellar motor protein MotB — protein sequence MLSGGDNAADQDDGGGGMLLYLALFILLLAFFILLTSLASFDERRAGQVLESVDRAFSLRTSLSGRQGDHDREAALADASRALRDLGDLFQAEIPLAKLEAPADGSTLLVTLGADDLFTPGTLSFRPERAGLVHRIADVLAPRPAGVQVRTDALVAPGNPAGRGPVGEVARVGALARGLVGQGAPAAALSIGIEPGRPAGELRFLFRIHDPAAPAVRLTAGADGAP from the coding sequence ATGCTGTCCGGGGGCGACAACGCCGCGGATCAGGACGACGGGGGCGGCGGCATGCTGCTCTACCTGGCCCTGTTCATCCTTCTGCTCGCCTTCTTCATCCTGCTGACCTCGCTGGCCAGTTTCGACGAGCGGCGGGCCGGACAGGTGCTGGAGAGCGTGGACCGTGCCTTCTCGCTGCGGACCAGTCTCAGCGGCCGTCAGGGTGACCATGACCGGGAGGCGGCGCTGGCGGACGCCTCGCGCGCCCTGCGTGATCTGGGCGATCTGTTCCAGGCGGAGATCCCGCTCGCCAAGCTGGAGGCTCCGGCCGACGGAAGCACCCTGCTGGTGACGCTGGGCGCGGACGATCTCTTCACCCCCGGTACGCTGTCCTTCCGGCCGGAGCGGGCGGGGCTGGTCCACCGCATCGCCGACGTGCTGGCGCCGCGGCCCGCGGGTGTGCAGGTCCGCACGGATGCCCTGGTCGCGCCCGGCAATCCGGCGGGGCGCGGTCCGGTGGGCGAGGTCGCCCGCGTCGGTGCTCTGGCCCGCGGGCTGGTCGGCCAGGGCGCGCCCGCGGCGGCGCTCTCCATCGGGATCGAGCCGGGGCGCCCGGCGGGCGAGCTGCGATTCCTCTTCCGCATCCACGATCCTGCGGCGCCGGCCGTGCGCCTGACCGCCGGTGCGGATGGTGCGCCATGA
- a CDS encoding OmpA/MotB family protein, producing MNGAMRLLALLPSRRTASGRAWLVSFTDLVCLMLTFFVMLYAMSDPADPRYRALAGGLHGDLAVRAEGEAAPEAAFNVDRLNREQAIDLGYLGRVFETQMAGHPELAQVLITRRDGRLVLALPADLLFAPGDAALSPAGLRALFVLGGVAGNIGNALEVVGHTDPRPAGSRWPSNWELSLARAQAVADALHGAGYLRAITVRGQADAQFPETAPFLPVAERMRLARRVDVIVAEHGGMR from the coding sequence ATGAACGGCGCGATGCGTCTGCTCGCCCTGCTGCCGTCGCGCCGGACCGCGTCGGGGCGGGCCTGGCTGGTGAGCTTCACGGATCTGGTCTGCCTGATGCTGACCTTCTTCGTCATGCTCTACGCCATGTCGGACCCGGCGGACCCGCGTTACCGCGCCCTTGCCGGCGGGCTGCATGGCGACCTTGCCGTGCGGGCCGAGGGGGAGGCGGCCCCGGAGGCGGCCTTCAACGTGGACAGGCTGAACCGGGAGCAGGCCATCGACCTCGGCTATCTCGGCCGGGTCTTCGAGACGCAGATGGCCGGGCATCCAGAACTGGCGCAGGTCCTCATCACCCGGCGCGACGGCCGGCTGGTGCTGGCGCTGCCGGCCGACCTGCTGTTCGCCCCCGGCGATGCCGCCCTGTCGCCCGCGGGGCTCAGGGCGCTGTTCGTGCTGGGGGGCGTGGCGGGCAACATCGGCAATGCGCTGGAGGTGGTGGGGCATACCGATCCGCGGCCCGCGGGCAGCCGTTGGCCGTCGAACTGGGAACTGTCGCTGGCCCGCGCCCAGGCGGTTGCGGATGCCCTGCACGGCGCGGGCTATCTCCGCGCCATCACCGTGCGCGGACAGGCCGACGCCCAGTTCCCGGAGACGGCGCCGTTCCTGCCGGTGGCGGAGCGGATGCGCCTCGCCCGCCGGGTTGACGTGATCGTCGCCGAGCATGGGGGGATGCGCTGA